The Acidicapsa acidisoli genome contains a region encoding:
- a CDS encoding VWA domain-containing protein yields the protein MLGLGLTGFGVAGAVARAQQLPPPEPPKPMPTPQEETPTLRVTTNVVLVPTLVEKDHGQVIYGLKVGDFVVEDNGVPQKLRVEEDMDTAPVALVVAVEQGRASALEFDKVAKLGPLLDLFLGDGKSEAALVGFDSKPQLVRDFTQSESDLTDDLRHFAPGDGGSAILDTVGYAVDLLQTQPKEYRRVLLLISEERDHGSRHIRPEKLVERIGLTDVLVLSLTFSPARAEFSHDLKDNGDNRVMNPISTLLMAVQAIKKNVAKQIALMSGGEYAPFTRDKAFEERVTEVAQHARNRYLLSFYPSDSTPGLHTLRVHLTQDYGAHVVARANYWAIGEQ from the coding sequence TTGCTAGGGTTAGGTTTGACGGGATTTGGCGTCGCCGGTGCGGTGGCGCGGGCGCAGCAGTTACCTCCTCCAGAGCCGCCGAAACCAATGCCGACGCCGCAGGAGGAGACTCCTACGCTGCGGGTCACGACAAATGTCGTGTTGGTGCCGACGCTGGTCGAAAAGGACCATGGCCAGGTGATCTACGGGCTGAAGGTCGGCGATTTTGTAGTGGAGGATAACGGGGTTCCGCAAAAGCTGCGGGTAGAGGAGGATATGGACACCGCTCCGGTGGCGCTGGTGGTGGCCGTGGAGCAGGGAAGGGCGAGTGCACTGGAATTTGACAAGGTGGCGAAGCTGGGGCCGCTGTTGGATCTGTTTCTGGGTGACGGCAAGAGCGAGGCGGCGCTAGTGGGTTTTGACAGCAAGCCGCAACTGGTGCGGGATTTTACCCAGTCCGAAAGCGATCTAACGGACGATCTGCGGCATTTTGCGCCGGGAGATGGCGGCAGCGCGATTCTGGACACGGTGGGGTATGCGGTCGACCTGCTGCAAACGCAGCCCAAGGAATATCGGCGGGTGCTGTTGCTGATTAGCGAAGAGCGAGACCACGGCAGCAGGCATATCAGGCCGGAAAAGCTGGTGGAGCGGATCGGGTTGACGGATGTTCTGGTACTGAGCCTGACGTTTTCGCCTGCGCGGGCGGAGTTTTCGCATGATCTCAAGGACAACGGGGACAACCGTGTCATGAACCCGATTAGTACGCTGCTCATGGCTGTGCAGGCGATCAAGAAGAATGTCGCGAAGCAGATTGCGCTGATGAGCGGTGGGGAGTATGCGCCGTTTACGCGCGACAAGGCTTTTGAGGAGCGGGTGACTGAGGTTGCCCAGCATGCGCGGAACCGGTATCTGTTGAGCTTTTATCCCAGCGATTCGACACCGGGATTGCATACGCTGCGGGTGCATTTGACGCAGGATTACGGGGCGCATGTGGTGGCGAGGGCAAATTACTGGGCGATAGGGGAGCAATAG
- a CDS encoding RNA polymerase sigma factor, whose amino-acid sequence MASIEGCSLASFSIEAERSQINQADLASLVTSYSALLFRVAHSVLRSRAEAEDVVQDAFLRVLKHHRSLHEIRDTRVWLVRIAWNLALDHKKRIRPDQMDEIFAQSLVASSLPADEALDQAQRMTAVLREMERLPKAERHVLLLSAIEELGTAEIAEVLGRSESAARALLFRARTRLRERLESRGGKR is encoded by the coding sequence ATGGCGTCAATTGAGGGATGCAGTTTGGCTTCATTCTCCATCGAAGCGGAGCGGTCGCAGATCAACCAGGCAGATCTCGCGTCGCTCGTCACGTCCTACTCCGCACTCCTCTTTCGCGTCGCACATTCCGTCCTGCGAAGCCGCGCCGAAGCCGAAGACGTCGTGCAGGACGCATTCCTGCGCGTCTTAAAACACCACCGGTCCCTTCACGAAATACGCGACACCCGAGTCTGGCTCGTGCGCATCGCCTGGAATCTCGCCCTCGACCACAAGAAACGCATTCGCCCAGACCAGATGGACGAGATCTTTGCCCAGAGTCTTGTCGCCAGCAGTCTTCCGGCAGACGAAGCCCTGGACCAGGCGCAGCGCATGACCGCAGTCCTGCGCGAAATGGAACGCTTGCCCAAAGCCGAGCGCCATGTTCTGCTCCTCTCCGCAATTGAGGAGCTAGGCACAGCAGAGATTGCGGAAGTTCTGGGAAGAAGTGAATCCGCCGCTCGCGCACTGCTCTTTCGCGCCCGAACAAGACTGCGCGAGCGGCTCGAATCAAGAGGAGGCAAGCGATGA
- a CDS encoding endo-1,4-beta-xylanase, whose product MFHPSEGRTQASTPNRNHPVLWLVTAFLLLCSTSLRAQTVATYSFEDGTADGWTSFFGASTPVATNAAAWTGSYSLLTSTSSTGTGGPSISLNSVLLAGAQYTITGWVQLTPGESPANANFSIKRSDPSCSGGTCYDTIGSYQVPVTNSGWVQIGGSYTVSTTETGLLLYSQLVGATSAQSFYLDDVIITETAPPPGGTPIASYTFADGGLDGWTPFGSATLTNTAPAILDPNGDTHSLLTTNRTGGYMGPSLNLLTVPNLVAGATYQISAYVLLAAPDASNPTATISTKTADCATSGAFGNIATSGPLSSTAWTKVQGTFSYSNLPGPPTSLTLYFQSSSATDSFYISDVVIGELAPAPLSPSQQDNTGITSTFEDGGLDGWSSRTGSSTVTNSTAEAHSGTHSLLTTGRIANYDGPQINVSNKMYNGSEYNLSVWVMLQPTDGSNHILNMSLQTTLSGNVSYPSITSYPGVTVPADGNWHQISVTGYTMGNAYDPGAAYLYLQTVPASGNDLVSFYIDDFQLTYVAPPTPQTDIPSIYKTLAEYFPIGAAVDTTDLSGPHAQLLTMHFNSMTPGNDLKWSSIEPSFGTYDYTNGDALVGEAVCNGMKVRGQNLLWATGEQVPAYATGDGTNSAANQAAVTTNIQEHIKNEVQHYGAEVYAWDVVNEPLDPTQPDCLVHGPFYQVLGPSYIDIAFKAAQQYAPAGTKLFINDYSTTDPARLACLVKVIHELRDRGVPVNAIGHEMHNQINYPSVESMATAVETVHEHFPDLDQQVTELDMSVYNAGDDTSNYGNNIPPSVLAEQGWLYKHYFDLFRRLKGKITAVTIWGMADDDTWLDSFPVSRTDYPLPFDMQLQAKPAYWGIVDPTHLPGYGLAFSSTLTRADHDQQILTLTATNGDVGPAYSTQISSLTLEQTEGRRCSPTITAPGAYPIVLGDLAVSGSASATFTISFAGCEDSARFRIKAPWSSATYETGTYKREIRDWKDHDHQPSH is encoded by the coding sequence ATGTTTCATCCTTCTGAAGGCCGCACGCAAGCTTCCACTCCCAACAGAAACCATCCAGTCTTATGGCTCGTCACAGCTTTCCTTTTGCTCTGCTCCACATCACTACGAGCACAGACAGTCGCAACCTACAGCTTCGAAGACGGAACCGCCGACGGCTGGACCTCCTTTTTCGGCGCAAGCACCCCCGTCGCCACCAACGCCGCCGCATGGACCGGCTCTTACAGCCTGCTCACTTCCACCAGTTCCACCGGCACAGGAGGGCCCTCCATCTCGCTGAACAGCGTCCTCCTCGCTGGCGCCCAGTACACCATCACTGGATGGGTCCAGCTCACCCCCGGCGAAAGCCCCGCCAACGCCAACTTCTCCATCAAGCGCAGCGACCCCAGTTGCTCCGGCGGCACCTGTTACGACACCATCGGCAGCTACCAAGTCCCCGTAACCAACTCCGGCTGGGTCCAGATCGGCGGCAGCTACACCGTAAGCACCACCGAAACCGGCCTGCTCCTCTACTCCCAGTTAGTAGGAGCTACCAGCGCCCAATCCTTCTATCTCGACGACGTCATCATCACCGAAACCGCACCACCTCCCGGCGGAACGCCAATAGCCAGCTATACCTTCGCCGACGGCGGCCTCGACGGCTGGACGCCCTTCGGCTCTGCCACCCTAACCAACACCGCGCCGGCCATCCTCGATCCCAACGGAGACACGCACAGCCTTCTCACCACCAACCGCACCGGCGGCTACATGGGACCGAGCCTCAATCTACTCACCGTTCCCAATCTCGTAGCAGGAGCAACGTATCAAATCAGCGCATACGTGCTGCTGGCCGCTCCCGACGCCAGTAATCCCACCGCAACCATCTCGACAAAAACCGCGGACTGCGCGACCTCCGGAGCCTTCGGCAACATCGCAACCTCCGGCCCGCTCTCCAGCACAGCCTGGACCAAAGTCCAGGGCACCTTCAGCTACAGCAATCTCCCCGGCCCGCCGACAAGTCTGACCCTCTACTTCCAGTCCAGCAGCGCGACCGACTCCTTCTACATCAGCGACGTCGTAATCGGCGAACTCGCCCCCGCGCCGCTCAGCCCCAGCCAGCAGGACAACACCGGCATAACCAGCACCTTTGAAGACGGCGGCCTCGACGGCTGGAGTTCTCGCACCGGCAGCTCTACCGTGACCAACTCTACGGCCGAAGCCCACAGCGGAACGCACAGCCTCCTGACCACTGGCCGCATCGCCAACTACGATGGACCGCAGATCAACGTCAGCAACAAGATGTACAACGGATCCGAATACAACCTAAGCGTCTGGGTCATGCTGCAGCCCACAGACGGTTCCAATCACATCCTCAACATGAGCCTCCAGACCACGCTAAGCGGCAACGTAAGTTACCCCAGCATCACCAGCTACCCCGGCGTCACCGTGCCCGCAGACGGCAACTGGCACCAGATCAGCGTTACCGGCTACACCATGGGCAACGCCTACGATCCCGGAGCAGCATATCTCTATCTGCAGACCGTTCCCGCCTCCGGCAACGATCTCGTCTCCTTCTACATCGACGACTTCCAGCTCACCTACGTCGCGCCGCCCACTCCGCAGACCGACATCCCGTCGATCTACAAGACCCTCGCCGAATATTTCCCCATCGGCGCAGCCGTCGACACCACCGATCTCTCCGGCCCACATGCCCAGTTGCTCACCATGCACTTCAACAGCATGACCCCCGGCAACGATCTCAAGTGGAGCTCCATCGAACCGTCCTTCGGCACCTACGACTACACCAACGGCGACGCACTCGTGGGAGAAGCAGTCTGCAACGGCATGAAGGTACGCGGCCAAAACCTGCTCTGGGCAACCGGAGAACAGGTTCCCGCCTACGCCACCGGCGACGGCACCAACTCCGCCGCCAATCAGGCCGCAGTCACCACAAATATCCAGGAACACATCAAGAACGAAGTGCAGCACTACGGCGCCGAAGTCTACGCCTGGGACGTCGTCAACGAGCCGCTCGATCCAACCCAGCCCGACTGTCTCGTCCATGGTCCCTTCTACCAGGTCCTAGGACCGAGTTACATCGACATCGCCTTCAAAGCCGCCCAGCAGTACGCTCCCGCCGGCACCAAGCTCTTCATCAACGACTACAGCACCACCGACCCAGCGCGCCTCGCCTGCCTGGTCAAGGTGATCCACGAGCTTCGCGACCGCGGCGTTCCTGTCAACGCCATCGGCCACGAGATGCACAACCAGATCAACTATCCATCTGTCGAATCCATGGCCACCGCCGTCGAGACAGTCCATGAACACTTCCCGGACCTCGACCAGCAGGTCACAGAACTCGATATGTCCGTCTACAACGCGGGCGATGACACATCCAACTACGGCAATAACATCCCGCCGTCTGTCCTCGCCGAGCAAGGCTGGCTCTACAAACACTACTTCGATCTCTTCCGCCGTCTGAAAGGCAAAATCACCGCCGTCACCATCTGGGGCATGGCAGACGACGACACCTGGCTCGATAGCTTCCCTGTCTCGCGCACCGACTACCCGTTGCCCTTCGACATGCAACTGCAAGCCAAACCAGCCTACTGGGGCATCGTCGATCCTACGCACCTGCCCGGCTACGGCCTCGCGTTCTCCAGCACCCTCACCCGCGCCGATCACGACCAACAGATCCTCACGCTAACCGCCACCAACGGCGACGTCGGCCCCGCCTACAGCACGCAGATCAGCAGCCTCACCCTCGAACAGACTGAAGGCCGCCGTTGCTCGCCAACCATCACCGCACCCGGCGCTTATCCCATCGTCCTCGGTGACCTCGCCGTCAGCGGCTCCGCAAGCGCAACCTTCACCATCAGCTTCGCTGGTTGCGAAGACTCCGCCCGCTTCCGCATTAAAGCGCCGTGGAGCTCCGCAACCTACGAAACCGGCACATACAAGCGAGAAATCCGCGACTGGAAGGACCACGACCACCAACCCTCCCACTAA